A region from the Biomphalaria glabrata chromosome 14, xgBioGlab47.1, whole genome shotgun sequence genome encodes:
- the LOC129922788 gene encoding MAP7 domain-containing protein 2-like — METRFSINSQFIADGQALGFTGADLQNYVKEQKEEYVKAEQARLDREERLKKEQRAEEHERWKEREVVEAKKRQEELELARLQEKIVEKELQKESKSENKEGEPKIQDKHRHIIDKLDKSFQNMKEDEDLIGFLTLFEAVATRCCIDKKSWAMLLSYKLTSKLKNFMLQDDLFKKENYDEVKVMLMRQADINGETCRKKFHQIRPKENDFRGYVADLKRALDNWMKMAEVKETIEGMKNMIVTDRLLESVSGEVYRQLILNKSDNVEDMLQVIESFKTASSTKSLCKEENVYVMGAAEATSQNYASDRKVITCFRCGKVGHRSTECYVGGAGVKPKQVTYNKDGPRHVSGTRNVSYGTYRRQFDTRGRRMDGGNWRGAYNDVNHGGGNNRRNYSGFDYTKEKNTDKSKKVQNTDRCIR; from the coding sequence ATGGAGACTAGGTTTTCTATAAATTCACAATTTATAGCGGATGGGCAGGCGTTGGGTTTTACAGGAGCTGACTTGCAGAACTATGTGAAAGAACAGAAGGAAGAATATGTCAAGGCAGAACAAGCAAGATTGGATAGGGAGGAACGGCTCAAGAAGGAACAAAGGGCGGAGGAGCATGAACGATGGAAAGAAAGGGAAGTAGTGGAAGCTAAAAAGAGGCAGGAAGAATTGGAATTGGCTAGACTTCAGGAGAAAATTGTGGAGAAGGAGTTGCAGAAAGAAAGTAAATCTGAAAACAAAGAAGGAGAACCTAAGATCCAGGATAAACATAGACATATAATTGATAAGTTGGACAAGAGTTTTCAGAATATGAAGGAAGATGAGGATTTGATTGGTTTCTTGACTCTATTTGAGGCGGTGGCAACAAGATGTTGTATTGATAAGAAAAGTTGGGCTATGTTGTTATCGTACAAATTGACGTCGAAACTCAAGAATTTTATGCTGCAAGATGATCTGTTTAAGAAGGAAAATTATGATGAAGTAAAGGTTATGCTAATGAGGCAGGCTGATATAAATGGAGAAACGTGTAGGAAGAAATTTCACCAAATTAGAcctaaagaaaatgatttcagGGGATATGTAGCCGATTTGAAAAGGGCACTAGACAATTGGATGAAGATGGCGGAGGTAAAGGAGACCATAGAAGGCATGAAAAATATGATTGTGACAGACAGATTATTAGAGAGTGTTTCAGGGGAAGTGTATCGTCAACTTATCTTAAATAAAAGTGATAATGTAGAAGACATGCTACAAGTAATTGAAAGTTTTAAGACTGCAAGTTCAACAAAATCATTATGTAAAGAGGAAAATGTGTATGTAATGGGAGCTGCTGAAGCCACAAGTCAGAATTATGCTAGTGACAGGAAAGTCATAACTTGTTTTAGGTGCGGAAAAGTAGGTCACAGGTCAACGGAATGTTATGTGGGTGGAGCCGGAGTGAAACCAAAGCAGGTGACATATAATAAGGATGGACCAAGACATGTGTCAGGCACAAGGAATGTGTCATATGGAACTTACAGGAGGCAGTTTGATACTAGAGGAAGGAGAATGGATGGAGGGAATTGGAGAGGAGCTTACAATGATGTGAACCATGGTGGAGGAAATAACAGAAGGAATTATTCAGGTTTTGATTATACTAAGGAGAAAAACACAGACAAGTCAAAGAAAGTGCAAAACACAG